From Draconibacterium halophilum, one genomic window encodes:
- a CDS encoding V-type ATP synthase subunit B has product MIRKEINRISEVGKALISVEGNPGVALNHVVELLEAKTNQSLSFAKAINITEDFTRFQVFNGTQGLSTQTKIRMHEVPLSAGFSYNMLGRSVDGIGDVADGGPEIIYEKKISTRLDTLNPTVRLVPKQPLWTGIPMIDVFNTLVKSQKIPIFAGPTEPYNRLLSQIAQGAQADVIIFAGIGLKFDEYHYFKEQLSQSGNIDKTIMFTHLAGDSQIKGLMLPDVALSVSREFADQGKDVLVLLTDMTNWSNILRNVANYQDQIPSLQGYPGSLYSELARRYEVAADIEGAGSITIIGATTLESLEDPVPDNTGYITEGQFFLENGKLKLARSLSRLKQQVNGDTRSDHRPIMTVMASLLADAEKAYEAAEVGAANDTFSQKLLRYREDFIANMEEPFGEPIDLEAALDKCWDILKRHFEPTETGLSKKLIEQYWN; this is encoded by the coding sequence ATGATACGAAAAGAGATAAATAGAATAAGTGAGGTTGGAAAAGCACTGATTTCCGTTGAGGGAAATCCCGGTGTTGCACTAAACCACGTGGTTGAACTGCTGGAAGCAAAAACCAACCAAAGCCTCTCGTTTGCCAAAGCGATTAACATTACCGAAGACTTTACGCGTTTTCAGGTTTTTAACGGAACTCAGGGCTTAAGCACACAAACCAAAATACGCATGCATGAGGTTCCGCTCTCAGCAGGCTTCTCGTACAACATGCTTGGTCGTAGTGTCGATGGAATTGGAGATGTAGCTGACGGAGGACCTGAAATTATTTATGAGAAAAAAATATCAACTCGTTTAGACACCTTAAATCCAACAGTTCGTTTGGTTCCCAAGCAACCACTGTGGACAGGTATTCCAATGATTGATGTATTTAATACGCTGGTAAAATCGCAAAAAATTCCAATTTTTGCCGGTCCAACCGAGCCATATAACCGTTTGTTATCACAAATTGCACAGGGTGCACAGGCCGATGTAATTATTTTTGCCGGTATTGGTTTGAAATTCGATGAGTACCATTACTTTAAAGAGCAGTTGTCACAATCGGGTAATATCGACAAGACAATTATGTTTACACACCTTGCCGGCGACTCGCAGATTAAAGGTTTAATGCTCCCCGATGTGGCACTAAGTGTTTCGCGCGAATTTGCTGACCAGGGGAAAGACGTATTGGTGTTATTAACCGATATGACCAACTGGTCGAATATATTGCGAAACGTTGCTAACTACCAGGATCAGATACCATCGTTGCAAGGTTATCCCGGATCGCTGTATTCAGAGTTAGCGAGGCGTTACGAAGTTGCTGCCGACATTGAAGGAGCAGGTTCGATAACCATTATTGGGGCAACCACGCTTGAATCGCTTGAAGATCCGGTACCCGATAATACAGGTTACATTACCGAGGGACAGTTCTTCCTTGAAAATGGAAAACTGAAACTGGCTCGTTCGCTTTCGCGTTTAAAACAACAAGTGAATGGCGATACTCGAAGCGACCACCGCCCTATTATGACGGTAATGGCGTCGTTACTTGCCGATGCAGAAAAAGCATACGAAGCAGCCGAAGTTGGGGCAGCAAACGATACATTCTCGCAAAAGCTTCTTCGTTACCGCGAAGATTTTATAGCGAACATGGAGGAACCATTTGGAGAACCTATAGATCTGGAAGCTGCATTAGACAAATGCTGGGATATTTTAAAACGACATTTCGAACCAACTGAAACAGGGTTGAGTAAAAAACTGATCGAACAATATTGGAATTAA
- a CDS encoding V-type ATP synthase subunit A, with protein sequence MNNNKTRTAKLISIQDSLVKARFYGNVIMGETANVIVDGKSLQAEVLQIIPDPKNADAGIVEMQVFEDLTGAQIGDQVEFTGKSLSVLLGPGLLTSIWDGLQNPLYKLGEQNAYLVPGMKAPALDEEKLWDFTPSVSVGNKVSGGDTIGTVPEGRLTHSILVPYNFGKCKIESIIEKSAVNITETVAVIRDNQNVKHELKLAFRWAVKSPIPFKERAIPSKTISTGVRVIDLLAPVGYGGTVGNPGPFGAGKTVLQHSLCKYALADIIIMAACGERAGEAVEVFKDFAELDDPSTGESLMNRMCIFGNTSSMPVAAREASVFIALTVGEYYRYQGYNVVLLADSTSRWAQALRERSGRQGDIPGPEAFPMDIPDQIKGMYQRAGADQGTGGSLTFIGTVSPAGGNFQEPVTQATMDATGGFWGLSQDRADAKKYPAIDPLAYTSSVYDSFISWDDRNKMLQTLHEANGIDQTISTIGLKKVPVEKYILYQKGLTIDFCVMQQNAFHDLDACTRPERLIVINEAVQKLIDSSINFAQDEMEDEEVKETVKSKFDELRQWWKEWNTSAQSLDEMAVLPKKVEQFILQEEYTL encoded by the coding sequence ATGAATAATAATAAAACGAGAACAGCCAAACTCATATCCATTCAGGATTCGTTGGTAAAAGCACGATTCTACGGAAATGTGATAATGGGTGAAACGGCCAATGTTATAGTAGATGGAAAATCCTTGCAAGCCGAGGTGTTACAAATTATTCCCGATCCGAAAAATGCGGATGCCGGGATTGTTGAAATGCAGGTTTTTGAAGATTTAACCGGAGCTCAAATTGGCGATCAGGTTGAATTTACCGGAAAGTCGCTATCTGTACTTCTAGGCCCAGGACTTTTAACCAGCATTTGGGACGGACTTCAGAATCCCTTATACAAATTAGGTGAGCAAAATGCTTATTTGGTTCCCGGTATGAAGGCTCCGGCACTCGATGAAGAAAAATTATGGGACTTTACTCCTTCGGTATCCGTTGGAAACAAAGTAAGTGGTGGCGACACCATTGGCACGGTTCCGGAAGGAAGATTAACGCATAGTATTTTAGTACCCTACAATTTTGGCAAATGCAAAATTGAAAGCATTATCGAAAAAAGTGCGGTAAATATTACCGAAACCGTTGCCGTTATTCGAGACAATCAAAACGTTAAACACGAGTTGAAACTGGCATTCCGCTGGGCAGTTAAGTCTCCAATTCCATTTAAAGAACGTGCTATTCCAAGTAAAACAATTTCAACCGGAGTGCGTGTTATTGACCTGTTGGCCCCTGTTGGTTATGGTGGTACTGTTGGAAATCCCGGCCCTTTTGGTGCAGGAAAAACGGTATTACAACACTCGTTGTGTAAATATGCTTTAGCCGATATTATTATAATGGCAGCTTGTGGCGAACGCGCCGGAGAGGCCGTGGAAGTATTTAAAGACTTTGCAGAATTAGACGACCCATCAACCGGAGAATCCTTGATGAACCGGATGTGTATTTTTGGTAATACCAGTTCGATGCCTGTTGCAGCACGCGAAGCCAGTGTATTTATTGCACTTACAGTTGGCGAATATTACCGTTATCAAGGATATAATGTGGTGCTTTTAGCCGATTCCACGTCGCGTTGGGCACAAGCACTTCGCGAGCGTAGTGGTCGTCAGGGAGATATTCCCGGGCCTGAGGCTTTCCCAATGGATATTCCCGATCAGATTAAAGGGATGTATCAACGAGCCGGTGCCGACCAGGGCACAGGTGGTTCATTAACATTTATCGGCACCGTGTCGCCTGCGGGAGGTAACTTCCAGGAACCGGTAACCCAGGCAACCATGGATGCAACCGGTGGGTTCTGGGGCTTGTCTCAAGATCGTGCCGATGCAAAAAAATATCCGGCAATTGATCCGCTGGCTTATACATCTTCTGTATACGACAGTTTTATATCGTGGGATGATCGTAACAAAATGCTACAAACACTTCACGAAGCAAATGGTATTGATCAAACTATCAGTACTATTGGTTTGAAAAAAGTTCCGGTTGAGAAATACATTTTGTATCAAAAAGGACTAACTATTGATTTCTGTGTAATGCAGCAAAATGCTTTCCACGATCTGGATGCATGTACCAGACCTGAACGCCTGATTGTTATTAATGAGGCAGTTCAAAAACTAATTGATAGTTCCATCAATTTTGCTCAGGATGAAATGGAAGATGAAGAGGTGAAAGAGACGGTAAAATCAAAATTTGACGAGCTACGGCAGTGGTGGAAAGAATGGAACACTTCAGCTCAAAGTCTGGATGAGATGGCTGTTCTTCCGAAAAAAGTTGAACAATTTATTTTACAAGAAGAGTACACACTATGA
- a CDS encoding DUF2764 family protein: MVYLMTSLPALSFGQVPPITIDEFNKDAKKQLSAKHFKALQSVDIQKLNSKVRVQQISSLIKTIKEDLSEIREAKAKNRQAKTERLPKKALKGNPLEREMNIMHWQWEELQDIEAGKTFTLTEVLVYKLKLQLVERMYSFDKKKGAKVLASVVDPGKNKEDK; the protein is encoded by the coding sequence ATGGTTTATCTTATGACCAGTTTGCCAGCGTTGTCCTTCGGACAGGTACCACCTATTACAATTGATGAATTTAACAAGGACGCAAAAAAACAGTTGTCTGCCAAACATTTTAAGGCACTGCAATCGGTTGATATTCAGAAATTGAATTCTAAAGTTCGAGTGCAACAAATTTCCTCGCTTATTAAAACGATAAAGGAAGATCTTTCAGAAATTAGAGAGGCCAAAGCTAAAAACCGTCAGGCAAAAACAGAACGTTTGCCCAAAAAAGCACTGAAAGGAAATCCGCTGGAGCGTGAGATGAATATTATGCACTGGCAGTGGGAAGAACTACAAGATATTGAGGCCGGGAAAACATTTACCTTAACGGAAGTTTTGGTTTACAAACTTAAACTTCAGCTTGTAGAAAGAATGTATTCCTTTGACAAAAAGAAAGGTGCCAAAGTACTTGCATCGGTGGTAGATCCGGGAAAAAACAAGGAGGACAAATAA
- a CDS encoding V-type ATP synthase subunit D produces the protein MAGIKIKYTKTERARQKKILKVSERMLPLFEAMEKSLMATINTISERIEQIREEIEKNRKAAEPWTAVMSDSWVNISEYISVNKIVTKTIDVAGVRVQQYVKVDFNVMPIKDDTPLWVDDAIELMQEQLQLLAEIECLKEQIDLLEEELLDVRARVKLFENRRIPNAKLAIRKIGQKLQDDERLTIATAKVVKTSKQKEGKI, from the coding sequence ATGGCAGGTATAAAAATTAAATATACAAAAACCGAACGTGCCCGTCAGAAGAAAATCCTGAAGGTTTCAGAAAGAATGCTACCATTGTTTGAAGCAATGGAAAAGTCTTTAATGGCAACCATAAATACCATCTCTGAACGGATTGAGCAAATTCGCGAAGAGATTGAAAAGAACCGAAAAGCCGCAGAACCATGGACCGCAGTAATGAGCGACTCGTGGGTAAATATCAGTGAATATATTTCGGTGAATAAAATCGTTACCAAAACCATTGATGTGGCAGGCGTTCGTGTTCAACAATATGTAAAAGTTGATTTTAATGTAATGCCAATTAAAGACGATACCCCTTTGTGGGTAGACGATGCCATTGAACTGATGCAAGAACAATTGCAATTGCTTGCCGAAATCGAATGTTTGAAAGAACAAATCGATCTTCTGGAAGAAGAATTGTTAGATGTGCGGGCACGGGTAAAACTGTTTGAAAACCGCCGGATTCCAAATGCAAAATTGGCAATTCGCAAGATTGGGCAAAAGTTGCAAGACGACGAACGCCTAACAATTGCAACAGCAAAAGTGGTAAAAACAAGCAAACAAAAGGAGGGCAAGATATGA
- a CDS encoding universal stress protein, producing the protein MGQTKYSILALISPNKEGETVLKEALYLQSTLEVKLVILNVIKEPGFFERNFQSEEPEIALKNAKEEITSFVQKVVGSELPNNIVISARAGNPVNVLLEKSKTDGLEFLLIDKSKTTYPGALDKHEINELVSRSKCPVLAVDKDFGVPKIKNIAIPIDITQSTKKRLLWATFLAKKHKAKVTILSALKANINVDKSLALKNAQKIQQLLWENDIECDIKMLKVYNQESHQVILEYVKEEKPELLIIRTHEESIFSNTNIGKFVSEIVHGSKLPVFTVNYTPNPIDSLFL; encoded by the coding sequence ATGGGACAAACAAAATATAGCATTTTGGCACTTATTTCGCCAAACAAAGAAGGAGAGACAGTTTTAAAAGAAGCTTTGTATTTACAAAGCACTCTGGAGGTAAAGCTTGTTATATTAAATGTAATAAAAGAGCCTGGTTTTTTTGAACGGAATTTTCAATCGGAAGAACCAGAAATAGCATTAAAAAATGCCAAAGAAGAAATTACAAGCTTTGTTCAAAAAGTTGTTGGCAGTGAACTACCTAACAATATTGTTATTTCGGCGCGGGCCGGAAATCCGGTAAATGTTTTACTGGAAAAATCAAAGACTGATGGTCTTGAATTTCTGTTGATAGATAAAAGCAAAACTACTTATCCGGGCGCTTTAGATAAACATGAAATTAACGAATTGGTAAGTCGCTCCAAATGTCCGGTCTTAGCTGTAGATAAAGATTTTGGCGTACCCAAAATAAAAAACATTGCAATTCCAATCGATATTACCCAGTCGACAAAGAAAAGACTCCTATGGGCAACTTTTTTAGCAAAAAAACATAAGGCAAAAGTTACTATCCTATCGGCACTTAAAGCCAATATTAACGTAGACAAAAGTCTTGCTTTAAAAAACGCACAAAAAATTCAACAACTACTTTGGGAAAATGATATTGAATGTGACATTAAAATGCTTAAAGTGTACAACCAGGAGTCGCATCAGGTTATTTTAGAATACGTAAAAGAAGAAAAGCCTGAGTTACTAATAATTCGTACTCACGAGGAATCGATTTTCTCAAATACTAACATTGGAAAATTTGTTTCTGAAATAGTTCATGGTAGTAAATTGCCTGTATTTACGGTAAACTATACCCCAAATCCTATCGACTCACTTTTTCTTTAA